In the Brettanomyces nanus chromosome 1, complete sequence genome, TTGTGAGGGCATCAATGCATTCTCGGAAATGTAAGTCTCTCTAAACTGTCCATTGAGTGGGAGCGTCACCAACCATAATATACTGGACAATACCAGAAAGACAGACACCTTGGGTAAAGATTTGACCAACCGCGGCACAAGGCCGAACTTGGTGATTTTATTCTGTATAATTTCCAATAGAGCCATGCTGAATGATGAACTAACAACAAGAACAGATGCAAGAAATGATGGACCACTATAATCGCGCAAAGTTGACACGCAAAGAAATCGATCTAACGATTGTCAATTTTTTACGCAAAGCTCACAGAATAGCTATGAAGGCTCgctgaaagagaagaggagttTAGAAAATCGATCTAACTTGGCAGTATACATTATTAATTACTTAATCAGTATGAGAGTGAGAATGTGGTTCCGCCGACTGGGTATCATCTTGGTTCAGGGTATCTTGCTGAGGTCCGTTTTCGGACTCTTGTTCGTCATTTTCCTCTGCCGAACGGCTATTGATGGAGGACGTAATGACTCCGTGCTCGACTCTTCGACTCATTACCCCCATTGGAAACAGAGATTCATGAGCAGCACTAGTAGACTGAGCTGCAGCTCTGCTTCTATCTAACCTTCTACGTAACTGAGAAGAACTTCTGCGGGCTTGAAAAGTACGTGGATTGCGTCTAATTGTTCTTACTATGGGCATGTGATCCAAAAAGCCATTGCTTATGGCTGCCGTGGTACCTGCATCATTACTCAATCTAATTGGATGATGTAGACGTTCATTGATATTCTGTATCAAGTTTCTGACAATCCCCATGACGCTTTGATTGGGTCTGACTGCAGGATCTGTAATGCTTACACCGCCAGTAGCCCCAAGGGCACCGGCAGTACCAGCAACAGCCGAAATGCCCCTTCCGTTTGCCTCCGGATGTAATGCCACTATTGTAGGAAACCTAAATGGAAGGGTTACAGGCAGAGCCGTTTCTTGATCAGGAGATCCATTCGGCTCGGAAATGTTACCATTCGAATCAGGAAGCAGAAACGCCAGATGTCTCGAGTTAAATCCATCAATCACCTCCCTGCTATCACTTACCACTTGAGCAAGATTAGGCAAAACCACAGTAGTAGCATACCCAGATTCACTGCCCTTAGTATGCCTGATCTTATCTCTACAGAGTGGACAACTATTATTGGTTTTTAGCCACTCGTATAGGCATGTTCTTCCGAACAAGTGACCGCAAGGCATTTCCACGGGAACGTGAGAATACTTTTGCCTCTTTTCCTTGCTCTCAGCATCAGGTTCCGTACCGGTAGATTTTGTATGCTTGACACCGGTCACCgttttctgcctcttcttgGAAGGAGAATTCTCTGTCAACATAGGTCTCTTACCATTGTCATTCAACTTATCTTCCTCCTGGGAGCTTTGATATTCCTCGTAGCAAATAGGGCACTGCCTGTCGGATTTCTCTATACATGAAAGCTGCGGAAGcttgaaatcttcaaaaacttggTCCGGAACACCCGAAGCCTTCTttatggatgaagaaattgttCTGAGTGCAATGATAGTAGCCAAGCGTACGAGGACCTGAAGATTCTCTTCGTCATTTTCATTGATACTTGGCACATGCAAGATAAGAGAGCCAGTGATCCCGTCGGAGTTGTTGGCCGCATTTCCATTATTAGTGGTAGTAATAGGAGCAGCATTTGGAGACTGGCCGTAGATATAGTTGACTGTGAGGATAATGTTTCTGGAGGTTTCCGAGTGGTCATCGTTGCCTGTAGCGGTGGCATTGTTGGCTGTATTGGCGGAATCTGCTGACTCTAATGCCCTTTGAATGGGTCCCATAATCTCGTTCATGAAGTCAgatcgatttcttctttcctccCCATAAATGCCTTCTCTGGAGACATCAAACGCCGGATAATCAATACCTCTGATCCCACGAGGATGAGATGTAGATGTAGGGTTAGAATGCACAGGCGTAGTAGCTGTAATAGGGATGGGAGCCACAGAAGTAAAACTGGAACCAGAAGCAGTACCTGAACTCGTTGCACCAGTTTGACTGGCACCATTCACACCGTTGGCGCCGTTCACACCAGGAAATCCATTCATAGAAGCTCTTTGTCCGCGACTAAGTAAAAAGTCAGTTAACAAGGTGGTGGAATAAGCCGCCAGTTCACCGTTCTGATGTCCAACTTCTAGAAAGAGATTCTGCGTGGTTCCATCAGCATACTGGATAATAACGGGAGGCAATCTTAACCTGCCACTGGGCATTTCAATGATGCCTCTGCTGGCCAGTCTCTCTTGCTGAGTGATGGAATGATCCGTAGCACTCATATAGTGAGAGAAATAAAAGTtctaaagaaaaagcaaaCAAATCAGTATAGCAAGAACACACTTTAAGCACGGATATTACGCAAATACTCGATACCAGATTGTATGCTGACAGAAAGATAATGGAAATTGAACGCTGAACGAGACCGTGGGCGAACTGGAAATGCAAAGCCTGGTGATCGGCACCCTGGATCGGCAGACGCAGGACGAGTCGCGACTGGGCGCAAAAGAGACTAAAGGAAAATTACAAGGGGGCCCACAAAGGGATAGGAGAGGTTGGAAAGATAACGAACCCGGAAAACAACGAGTTACATGAACGACGACTGATGTATAATATATGGTACCATAATTAGCTTTTGCCCAAATAGGTGCATGAGCATCTGCTCCTAGAATGGGTGTTCTAAAAGTCACAGCATGTCTAAATTTCCAAATCTATTGAaccctttttttttctgtatCCGAACCAGTTATAAATGTCTGCACTCACTCTTTTGTTACGTAGCATCTAACTTGGTGTATATATATTTCTGAAACTTTACCTGAAGGCATGGAGAGCCATGGGAAAGGATAACCCGGATCTTGAGTTGCGTAGCAAATTATTGCAGCTTTCGGAAATGTTTCCAGATATTCCCCTTGGCTATATCAATGAAACGTTGGTTCTGAACAAGGGGGATGCAGCTAGAACTACCGATGAGCTGTTAAACTACAAAGTGACCGAAACCGAAAAAACGGTTCAGGCTAAAAATTATGGGGTGCCTTCTGATACAGATAATGAATCAGACCATTCTGTTAGTAACAACAATGAGATATATGATGACAAGATGTCTGtaaaagagttgaaggaatgGATCCGAAGAATTGATTTCGTTGAAGAGGTATTAGATCTTCTCAAGCTTGAGGCCAAATACAAGCCATGGGTTGAATATTATAGTGAACAGCACAATTATAAACTACTCGACACAGTGTCAAAAATGATTGAGAACTTTGATCCGGATCTGCCCCCTGAGAAACAGCAAACCATCTCCTATCGAACATTGGCTACGGTGTCAAAGATGCAGGATCATTCTGATGACCAAAATTCCTCTAGAATACCTGTAGATCAGGTGGAATTGTCCCCAGATCCGATTATTCAGAAACAGTCTGCAGCACATCTTTTGGCAAAGGTCAAGGCCACTACTTATTCTAAAATACAAGGAGGTTATACAGTAATAAGGCCTTCGGCTAAGCAgcagaaaaatgaaatagTGGCCAAATCTGTCAAGGTTGACATGGGTTCAGAGAGTATGAAGGAACTCATCGCTATACGTGAAAGTAATGTCGTATTACTGAGACTTCCAATGAGTTTTTATGTGAATGGGATGAGATTCTTTGAGAATAGCGTGGAAGCGGTAATTTACGTGGCGTCTGTGGTTGCACCGTTGGCTCCTTTTGCTCCTGAAACTCCAATTCCTGATAAATTATACTCTAAGGAGATAATGGCGACGGCAGCTCCAAAACAGCCTCCCAAAAGCGACTGTTGCTGGAGCAATCGACATCCCGTTATTTCGGAAAGGGGGCCATCATTTGACAATCTTCTGTCGAGCGCTAAAAGGATGCAGAGCAAGGCTGCCATGTGCAATGACAAGAAGATCAAACCAATATATGCATCCACAGCTTCAGAAAAGTACCGCGAAGCATTCAACTCTTTGCAGAGTGGCCAAGCAAGGGAGATTAGAGCAAAGGTTGAACAATCAAAGCAAACGAATCAAATCGATCTTCATGGACTACTAGTGGACAGTGCGCTTCAATGTTgtaaagaagcagtaaGCAGTTGGTGGCAGGATGAAATCAATGCTAGAGTTATACACGGTGATAGCCTTAGGCCAGAGAAAGCTGTACATGTGGAATACTTTCGAGTCGTTACGGGTCGCGGCATGCATAGTGCTGGGGGAGTTCCAAGGATAAAGCACTCAGTTAGGAAGTACCTCACACGAAGTCATTAcatatttgaagaagaatcatcTGCGCTCATCGTGCGAGGTAAGAGGCACTAATTAATAAAGTTTATACATTGCTAAATACATGAATTTGTGCGCTAATAATCTATATGTAGGAGCTCATTTCTTAGGAGCAGCTCTATCGTCAACATCCGcagccttcttcttcttagtTCTAACCTTCTGCGCCACCTTTCCTCCCAATTTCTGTTCCGTATAGTTGGATTCCAGGACGTCCAACCAATCGTCATGATCCTCCTTAGTTTTCTTAGGTGCAGCACCAGTCATCAATTTGATATGTCGTTCCTCTTCTGCCTTCTTTGATTCCGCTTCCAATTCCTCTTGAGTTTTTCCCGAGTCCTCGAAAGCTGAAAACTTCGATTTGAACTTGCTTAATTTACCTTTAGCCTCAGCGTCCAATATCGACATATCCGGCTTCGAAGCATTCCATATGGGattgtttctttgatcCGAGATCATACGGATTTCGTCCTTAGGAAATTGTGATCTTCTACGAATCACTGAACCATCTGAAAGTTCTACAAGTGTATCAAACTTGTAGTATATAGCCGGCCTGGCCTTACCTATGCGAATCTTCTTAACAGGCCTTTCCGGAAGCGCAGAAGGAATTTTGATTGGGCCTGTGACATATAACCGTACAAGCTTGTATCCTGTTGGTTTATACCCTATTCTGGACAGCATGCTTCTGCGAAGTCAAACAACTCGTACAACTCGTGGGAGAATAAGTATCTACCCAAACACTCCCCTTTCCAATCGACTTCCCTCTGAActgagaaaaaatttcaagtGCTCAAATGTGTTACGTAAGGAGACTATCGTTTCGTACGCACAGCCGTGTGAGTAAGTGATTTCTATTCAGATCCATCGCGAGGAACAAATCAAGTTGGCAGCTTGCCAGTTCAAAAGGAGAAACAGCTCTAGCCACAATCAGGGtattttgttctttctccatGATTCAACTCTTATGGTACGTAGTCTTTTACATTGTTGGAGGCGTCACGCTTGCTCCCCTTGTCCTAGtttctctttggatctcttCACCCAAGGCTCAGAttactgaagaagataaagcAAGGGATGAGACTAAGAAATCGGAAAACGAAAGTCAGCGAAAAGGAAATCCAAAGGGTTATAGTACCCTTAAGAGTACTGAGGTGTACTACGACGAAGATCTCGATGTCAAGGCTGAGTTTGAAGGTTGGCTCACAGTGACCCACGAGTTCTATACCCTTCCAGAAATTCAGGCAGATCAGTACAGATCgaatgcttctttcaatGGCAATCCTACAGAAAATACAAGTGACTCATCATCCAACGGAACTGGGTTTATAAGGATGGTTAAAGAGATCGGAAATAACAGCAGCAAAGATCCGCAGCCGGATGTAGGAGGTTCCGACGCTCATCAATTAAAGCAAGttagaaagagaagcaggtTCTTCGCGGTACTAAAGCATAAGAATCTATTTCTTTACAGAGATGAGACAAGAAAGGATGTTCAGCATGTTATCGTCTTGAACAGTTATTTCGTCACAATGTGGCCACGAAATCTGGTTGATGCCCGACTGTTTACCAAGTACACGGCAATATGCTTGCTTAAGAAACAGGTTTCTCAGCCAACAAATAACAAACCAAAACCGCTTTCTACTAAAGAGTTGCTCTATCTTCTGCACAAAGGATCCCAGAATACAGCGCTACCGGCCGGCTCGTACTTTCTTTATGGTGACACAAATCATGATAAGGAGGATTGGTATTTTGCCATTCTAAGGGCCACATCGGTTGCTGACTCTGTTTCCAATGGtacagatgatgatcttttgAATTCCACTCTTAATGCAAAACcacttttcttcaatacGTCCCATATGATTGATCTTCTGCAGACGATAAACTCAACAGAAGGCCAACTATCCACAAAATGGATCAATGCTCTAATAGGAAGACTTTTTTTGAGCGTGTACAAAACCGATGCTTTCAAGCAAGgcttcaaaaagaagttcGATGAAAAGCTCCGACGCATAAGAACCCCTGGATTTTTGGATGAGCTACAAATTGGCCATATCAATGTTGGTAAGTCGGCTCCTTTTATTACACATCCTCGAATGAAGCATCTCACTCCAGAGGGCGATTTAGAGCTTGAAATGGTGATTGATTACTCTGGAGGACTAACAGTGGAAATTGCTACAAAGGTTTTTTTAAACTTAGGAGCTCACTTCAGGCAGCGAGAATTTGATGTTAACCTTAAGGTTATTCTTAGAAAGCTACATGGAGATCTTTTAGTGAAAATGAAGCCGCTGCCATCCACCAGAATCTGGTACACTTTCAAGAGTATGCCTGAAATAGACCTTGAAATAGAACCCGTTGTCAGCTCGCGTACGGTAAATTATAACTTGGTTACTAATATTCTTGACAAACGGTTCAAAGATGCCATACGGACAACCTTGGTGTACCCATTTATGGATGATATCTTATTTTTTGACACTTCCAAGGAAATTTTCAGGGGTGGCATTTGGGATCACTCTCAAACGgcttcaaaatcaaaagcGATTTCTAAAAATGTCGAGCTTGATCAAGCTTCTGAAAATGCGCCTACAAGCAGTTCAAACACGACTGAAGCGTTTGTAGAAATAGCAGCGGATTTTGGCAACCACGAATCTACCGGTCCCACTAGCACTTCTGTTTCAGGTACTGATGATAGCAATACCGTTACGACGCCATTTGCAGAAGCACCTCCTCCGGAATTGGTAATCGAAAATGAGGATGGTGATGCGGACTCAGTCTCTAATGCTTCTATGCATTCGCATTCACCGTCTGTCACTTCGTCCTTTCAAAAGTATACGACTGGTGGTAAGAATATCATACGGAAATATTCAAGTTTCGGAAGTAATTCGGATTCGCACACAGATACAGAGAAGAGTGAGTTATCACAGGCAGCTGTACAAATAAAGAATGGAGTTAATACTTCTGTCTCAAAATTCAGGCAATGGTACAGTAAGAAGacatcttcagaaactcATTCACGGTCGGGATCTTCTGAAAACAACTACAATCCTCCTGAAATGATTACTAGTAGAAGAAAGCGTGATTCAAGCCTTTCTTCGAGCATTATTTCAATGGAAGGAAGTGAGTCTATAACCGGGAATCAAGCGCAGATCAATATATCTGAATCCCCCCCAAGTCCCGAAATGTTTATCAGCGAGAATTTGAGAAGACAGCGGCATGATCCCGATGAGTATATGGAAGTGCTCGGTTCTCAATCTGTGGTGTCCCCAGTTTTGGATGATAAAACTATCGATGCCAAATCAACTGACACACTACAGAGCTTCAGTGTACACAATGTGCAAGACACGATCCCAGCTCAAGCAGGTATGAGCGTGTGGGAAAATTCGCTGAAGACGGCTGAGAAGTTGCATCATGCTCCTGATATTGGCGACTCTGCTACAACGGAAACGATAACTGCTCCTGAGAATACTGAATATGTAGCTGTTGAACCATTTGCGTCCGCCGATACCACCACGATGACTCCTTTAAAAAAAGTGAtacctcctcctcttccgCAAAGACAGGTTCCTACTcttgagaagatcaataCTCCACCAAAACTACCAAGCCGAAGCTTAACAACTCATAGAAAGCCGCCTCCGGCAACCATGCCGTCCACTTTACCTGCTTCATCAACAGGTGAACCCCAGGAGGCTctaaattcttcaaacgCTGGTTCTTCACCTAATTCATTATTAGATGTTGCCACCTTACCAAAGGCTCCTGATCCTTCTACTGTTTTATAGAGCCCTGCATAAATATATTTCCATAAGCATTATAAATATAGCATTGATACAATTTATCGATGCAATTATCGACACAAATATATGTATACACAGAATCACTTATCAAGTGAGTCGCTGGTGAATTTAGCCAGTTTTTCGGGCACTATCTTCAAGGAGACTAGCTTTGTAGGTTTACCTTTGGGAACCAACACCTCCTGTTTCGAAGGAGCTTTAATTCCAAAATTATCGGCATCAGATAACcatatttctttctcattgaGTCTGATCTTCACGTACCTGATCGGAAGGATTGAGCTTGTTTTGGTAACATGACACTTCGCCTTCTTTGGAGCACCAGGAAGAGATATACCTTTCTTAAATTTCAACCTGATGGTGAACTTCCCGTCAGCGGCATCTACCTGTACATGCACATCCTTCACTTGAGGTTGTGCAGTTGGTGGAATTTCTACAGCACCAAGAGGTTCTGATTTTACCGCTACCTTAACAGCGAGTCCCACCGATTTCGAACCCACCTTTGGAGTTAGGGTTCTTGCAgaagatctttcttttcctgcACTATGCAATCTCAACAAAGGCCTTGACGTAGTCCCTATAGAAGATTGGACAGGAGCTGCTGCCAATGTAGATGATGTTGTGTATGTGTTCTTGAGCTTTATTGTAGGAATCTGAATCATCAATCTGCCCTCCCTCTTCATTCCAATTACAAATTTTCCGGTATTAGGATCTGATTGATCCAcactcttttcttcaataactGCTATTATCTTTTTGTCGGTAGGAAGATCCAGTCTGACAACAAATGTGTTTCTAGCACGATAGAGAATGATAGCGATGTCAAGAAGCTCTCTCTTCGCCCCAATTGAAAGCATACAGGAATGCATAGCCTCCCATATATGTTTCTGCAACCCATTGCCAACGGCGTAGTCCCTTCTCAAAAGTGCAATGGCACCGCTAATCGTTTTCCTGGCAATCTGATCCCTTCTGAATTGCATTAAGTCACCAGAAGAACTTTCCTCAACAATCACCATGCCATTTCCTGCCAGTCCATTCGAATTAGCACTGCTAGGGCCGTTTCCGTTTATActcatctttttcttttcctgctCCTTTTGAATTTGTTCTTTTAACTTAGCTTCAGcaaattcttcatcgtctAGAATTGATGGTGTATCATCAAATGCGGCAACACCTATAGCCTTCTCAAAAATCCTCATTAAATGATATCGGACATAAACTGAAGGATCGATCTTGAGGGTGGTAAAAAAGAGCTCCAAAACATGACCATTCTTAAGTCCTCCCAGAAGTAGCAGACCTTCAAAGGCTAAAATACGAATATCCGGGTTATGTTTAGCACCGGTGTATGATACAAGCTCTTGAAAAGGCATGTTAATAAGCCCACATCGAACCATACGAATTTTTTCTTGGAATACCTTCCTCTCCACACAGTCGTGATATGATGGCGACCACTCGTCCATCTTCACAGCTCTATTCATTTCCATCAAGGTCTCTTGCGAGAATCGATCGTCACCACCAACATCTGTATCAGAAGCATCCAGAGCAGAGATATTGTGATTAGCAATGACCTTGTTAGAATGAA is a window encoding:
- a CDS encoding uncharacterized protein (EggNog:ENOG41); this translates as MSATDHSITQQERLASRGIIEMPSGRLRLPPVIIQYADGTTQNLFLEVGHQNGELAAYSTTLLTDFLLSRGQRASMNGFPGVNGANGVNGASQTGATSSGTASGSSFTSVAPIPITATTPVHSNPTSTSHPRGIRGIDYPAFDVSREGIYGEERRNRSDFMNEIMGPIQRALESADSANTANNATATGNDDHSETSRNIILTVNYIYGQSPNAAPITTTNNGNAANNSDGITGSLILHVPSINENDEENLQVLVRLATIIALRTISSSIKKASGVPDQVFEDFKLPQLSCIEKSDRQCPICYEEYQSSQEEDKLNDNGKRPMLTENSPSKKRQKTVTGVKHTKSTGTEPDAESKEKRQKYSHVPVEMPCGHLFGRTCLYEWLKTNNSCPLCRDKIRHTKGSESGYATTVVLPNLAQVVSDSREVIDGFNSRHLAFLLPDSNGNISEPNGSPDQETALPVTLPFRFPTIVALHPEANGRGISAVAGTAGALGATGGVSITDPAVRPNQSVMGIVRNLIQNINERLHHPIRLSNDAGTTAAISNGFLDHMPIVRTIRRNPRTFQARRSSSQLRRRLDRSRAAAQSTSAAHESLFPMGVMSRRVEHGVITSSINSRSAEENDEQESENGPQQDTLNQDDTQSAEPHSHSHTD
- a CDS encoding uncharacterized protein (EggNog:ENOG41); amino-acid sequence: MGKDNPDLELRSKLLQLSEMFPDIPLGYINETLVLNKGDAARTTDELLNYKVTETEKTVQAKNYGVPSDTDNESDHSVSNNNEIYDDKMSVKELKEWIRRIDFVEEVLDLLKLEAKYKPWVEYYSEQHNYKLLDTVSKMIENFDPDLPPEKQQTISYRTLATVSKMQDHSDDQNSSRIPVDQVELSPDPIIQKQSAAHLLAKVKATTYSKIQGGYTVIRPSAKQQKNEIVAKSVKVDMGSESMKELIAIRESNVVLLRLPMSFYVNGMRFFENSVEAVIYVASVVAPLAPFAPETPIPDKLYSKEIMATAAPKQPPKSDCCWSNRHPVISERGPSFDNLLSSAKRMQSKAAMCNDKKIKPIYASTASEKYREAFNSLQSGQAREIRAKVEQSKQTNQIDLHGLLVDSALQCCKEAVSSWWQDEINARVIHGDSLRPEKAVHVEYFRVVTGRGMHSAGGVPRIKHSVRKYLTRSHYIFEEESSALIVRGKRH
- a CDS encoding uncharacterized protein (BUSCO:EOG09344L38~EggNog:ENOG41); the encoded protein is MLSRIGYKPTGYKLVRLYVTGPIKIPSALPERPVKKIRIGKARPAIYYKFDTLVELSDGSVIRRRSQFPKDEIRMISDQRNNPIWNASKPDMSILDAEAKGKLSKFKSKFSAFEDSGKTQEELEAESKKAEEERHIKLMTGAAPKKTKEDHDDWLDVLESNYTEQKLGGKVAQKVRTKKKKAADVDDRAAPKK
- a CDS encoding uncharacterized protein (EggNog:ENOG41), with amino-acid sequence MIQLLWYVVFYIVGGVTLAPLVLVSLWISSPKAQITEEDKARDETKKSENESQRKGNPKGYSTLKSTEVYYDEDLDVKAEFEGWLTVTHEFYTLPEIQADQYRSNASFNGNPTENTSDSSSNGTGFIRMVKEIGNNSSKDPQPDVGGSDAHQLKQVRKRSRFFAVLKHKNLFLYRDETRKDVQHVIVLNSYFVTMWPRNLVDARLFTKYTAICLLKKQVSQPTNNKPKPLSTKELLYLLHKGSQNTALPAGSYFLYGDTNHDKEDWYFAILRATSVADSVSNGTDDDLLNSTLNAKPLFFNTSHMIDLLQTINSTEGQLSTKWINALIGRLFLSVYKTDAFKQGFKKKFDEKLRRIRTPGFLDELQIGHINVGKSAPFITHPRMKHLTPEGDLELEMVIDYSGGLTVEIATKVFLNLGAHFRQREFDVNLKVILRKLHGDLLVKMKPLPSTRIWYTFKSMPEIDLEIEPVVSSRTVNYNLVTNILDKRFKDAIRTTLVYPFMDDILFFDTSKEIFRGGIWDHSQTASKSKAISKNVELDQASENAPTSSSNTTEAFVEIAADFGNHESTGPTSTSVSGTDDSNTVTTPFAEAPPPELVIENEDGDADSVSNASMHSHSPSVTSSFQKYTTGGKNIIRKYSSFGSNSDSHTDTEKSELSQAAVQIKNGVNTSVSKFRQWYSKKTSSETHSRSGSSENNYNPPEMITSRRKRDSSLSSSIISMEGSESITGNQAQINISESPPSPEMFISENLRRQRHDPDEYMEVLGSQSVVSPVLDDKTIDAKSTDTLQSFSVHNVQDTIPAQAGMSVWENSLKTAEKLHHAPDIGDSATTETITAPENTEYVAVEPFASADTTTMTPLKKVIPPPLPQRQVPTLEKINTPPKLPSRSLTTHRKPPPATMPSTLPASSTGEPQEALNSSNAGSSPNSLLDVATLPKAPDPSTVL